A window of Torulaspora globosa chromosome 8, complete sequence contains these coding sequences:
- the PRP43 gene encoding DEAH-box ATP-dependent RNA helicase PRP43 (ancestral locus Anc_6.132), which translates to MGSKRRLSEKTEHFDPVTTSVPELAAEIAEERTKTHPIPPEEPLEHHDAGEFSGLTRHQTTTEQAAKLEDAKINPFTGQEFTPRYFDILKIRRELPVHAQRAEFLKIYQNNQIMVFVGETGSGKTTQIPQFVLFDEMPHLQNTQVACTQPRRVAAMSVAQRVAEEMDVKLGEEVGYSIRFENKTSNRTILKYMTDGMLLREAMEDHELKRYSCIILDEAHERTLATDILMGLLKQVVLKRPDLKIIVMSATLDAEKFQRYFHNAPLLAVPGRTFPVEIYYTPEFQRDYLDSAIRTVLQIHATEESGDILLFLTGEDEIEDAVRKISLEGDQLVREEGCGPLSVYPLYGSLPPHLQQRIFEPAPESHNGRPGRKVVVSTNIAETSLTIDGIVYVVDPGFSKQKVYNPRIRVESLLVSPISKASAQQRAGRAGRTRPGKCFRLYTEEAFKKELIEQSYPEILRSNLSSTVLELKKLGIDDLVHFDFMDPPAPETMMRALEELNYLACLDDEGNLTALGRLASQFPLDPMLAVMLIGSFEFNCSEEILTIVAMLSVPNVFMRPSKDKKRADDTKNYFAHSDGDHITLLNVYHAFKSDEAYEYGIHKWCRDHFLNYRSLAAADNIRSQLERLMIRYNLELNTTDFESPKYFDNIRKALASGFFMQVAKKRSGGKGYITVKDNQDVLIHPSTVLGHDAEWVIYNEFVLTTKNYIRTVTSVRPEWLIEIAPAYYDLENFQKGDVKLSLERIHERVHTMKQLKTEKHKKKSKKDKHNGK; encoded by the coding sequence ATGGGATCTAAAAGAAGACTGTCAGAAAAAACGGAGCACTTTGATCCGGTGACGACGTCCGTTCCTGAGCTTGCAGCCGAAATAGCAGAGGAGAGAACTAAAACTCATCCCATCCCACCAGAGGAACCACTTGAGCATCATGATGCTGGGGAATTTAGTGGTTTAACTCGCCATCAAACGACTACAGAGCAGGCTGCGAAGTTGGAGGATGCCAAGATCAATCCTTTTACTGGCCAAGAGTTTACACCAAGGTATTTTGACATACTGAAGATTAGACGTGAACTACCAGTTCACGCTCAACGTGcagaatttttgaagatttaTCAGAACAACCAGATCATGGTCTTTGTTGGTGAGACCGGTTCCGGTAAGACAACACAGATTCCTCAATTTGTGCTGTTCGATGAAATGCCTCACCTACAGAATACCCAGGTAGCCTGTACTCAACCACGTCGTGTGGCCGCGATGTCGGTTGCACAAAGAGTTGCTGAGGAAATGGATGTTAAACTGGGCGAGGAAGTCGGTTACTCCATTAGATTTGAAAACAAGACTTCCAACAGAACTATTTTGAAGTACATGACTGATGGTATGCTTCTAAGAGAAGCTATGGAGGATCATGAATTGAAACGCTACTCCTGTATCATTTTAGATGAAGCACACGAACGTACTTTGGCTACAGATATTCTGATGGGCTTATTGAAGCAAgtggttttgaagagacCCGATTTGAAAATTATTGTCATGTCAGCCACTTTGGATGCAGAGAAGTTTCAGCGGTATTTTCATAACGCTCCTCTGCTAGCAGTTCCTGGCAGAACTTTCCCAGTGGAGATTTATTACACTCCCGAGTTCCAAAGAGATTACTTGGATTCTGCTATTCGCACTGTTTTGCAAATACACGCCACGGAAGAATCTGGTGATATTCTTTTGTTTCTGACAGGTGAAGACGAGATCGAAGATGCTGTAAGAAAGATATCCCTCGAAGGTGACCAATTGGTGAGGGAAGAAGGCTGCGGTCCTCTATCTGTCTATCCACTTTATGGTTCTTTACCACCTCATTTACAGCAGCGTATCTTCGAGCCTGCCCCTGAGTCGCATAATGGAAGGCCTGGTAGAAAGGTCGTGGTGTCCACCAATATCGCAGAGACATCTTTGACCATCGATGGTATAGTTTATGTTGTCGATCCGGGGTTTTCTAAACAGAAAGTCTACAATCCTCGTATCAGGGTCGAATCATTGCTTGTGTCACCTATTTCTAAGGCATCTGCTCAACAGAGAGCTGGTCGTGCCGGTCGTACCAGACCCGGTAAATGTTTCAGATTATAcacagaagaagctttcaagaaagaattgaTTGAGCAAAGTTACCCCGAGATTCTGCGCTCAAATCTGTCATCCACTGTCCtagaattgaagaagctgggtatcgatgatcttgtGCACTTCGATTTTATGGATCCTCCGGCTCCAGAGACCATGATGAGGGCTCTCGAAGAACTGAACTACTTGGCGTGCTTAGATGACGAGGGTAATTTAACAGCATTGGGTAGACTGGCCTCCCAGTTCCCACTTGACCCAATGTTGGCTGTCATGCTGATTGGCTCATTTGAATTCAACTGttctgaagaaattttGACCATTGTTGCCATGCTTTCCGTGCCCAACGTGTTCATGCGTCCATCgaaggacaagaaaagAGCTGATGATACCAAGAACTATTTTGCACACTCCGACGGTGACCACATAACTCTGCTGAACGTTTACCATGCTTTCAAGTCGGACGAAGCCTACGAATACGGTATACACAAGTGGTGCCGGGATCACTTCTTGAATTATAGATCGCTTGCTGCAGCAGACAACATTCGTTCTCAGCTGGAGAGGCTAATGATTCGGTATAACCTAGAACTAAACACGACCGACTTCGAAAGTCCAAAGTACTTTGACAACATTAGAAAAGCCCTAGCCTCCGGGTTTTTCATGCAGGTGGCCAAGAAGCGTTCAGGCGGCAAAGGATACATTACTGTTAAGGACAATCAGGATGTCTTGATACATCCAAGCACAGTTCTGGGCCACGATGCGGAATGGGTTATCTACAATGAGTTTGTTCTAACGACAAAAAACTACATACGCACGGTTACATCGGTGAGGCCCGAGTGGCTAATAGAAATTGCGCCAGCCTATTACGACCTagaaaatttccagaaagGTGATGTTAAGTTGTCGCTTGAGAGGATCCATGAAAGAGTGCACACCATGAAGCAGCTAAAAACTGAAAAacacaagaagaagagcaagaaggacaagCATAATGGAAAATAA
- the GPG1 gene encoding Gpg1p (ancestral locus Anc_6.131) — MSQRKLTLFIEDWQEPLYNGANDSDLSKLLIYTSAQKAMLDAINELHALTDEVISYRTTGSVSSGIPSLMSHAMQTRERAKGLYRSALRSRVSDGSWDLEELFKELDEELLRSTGVLRLYQRRGSYY; from the coding sequence ATGTCACAGAGAAAATTGACCCTTTTCATCGAGGATTGGCAGGAGCCATTGTACAACGGAGCCAATGACAGTGATTTATCAAAATTACTAATCTACACAAGTGCTCAGAAGGCCATGCTTGATGCTATAAATGAGCTCCATGCTCTTACTGATGAAGTAATCTCTTACAGGACTACAGGCTCTGTGTCGTCGGGGATTCCTTCCCTGATGAGCCATGCAATGCAAACAAGAGAACGAGCAAAGGGGTTATACCGCTCTGCCCTCAGATCAAGAGTTTCGGACGGCTCTTGGGATCTGGAggaacttttcaaagagctggatgaagaacttctGCGGTCCACCGGAGTATTGAGACTCTACCAAAGAAGGGGCAGCTATTATTAA
- the NAB2 gene encoding mRNA-binding protein NAB2 (ancestral locus Anc_6.130) encodes MSQEQLTESLKVIVAEKLGTLPNFHEDIKYVAEYIVLLMVNGGTVESVVQELSTLFDSVSPAALTDVVQTAFFALEALQQGETVEGIVSKIRGATAGPEIQQPEQEQPPQQEPQPQPSAAAPAESLSAFANFVPKQPVVQDDSSNFPGGQSQYSQKVGAVGKQRGTRGSRGSTRGASRGHNRGQNARFNPLARALGMDEGNGNIKLVHQKKEGRCKLFPRCPLGRSCPHAHPTKVCNDYPNCPKPPGTCEYLHPNEDEELMREIEKTREEFQQRKAAIIAARTKPIQTGIVLCKFGALCSNPMCPFGHPTPANEDAKVLELVWCAANLECADPKCKKAHSSLSKIKEVAPLGHKKFKPTAPLAARPVEKSLEQCKFGSHCTNKRCKFRHARSHIMCREGANCTRIDCLFGHPINEDCKFGIECRNAYCLFRHPEGRVIPQKGETNNNTQPGFNNNGVSSMSQRPFALPDGAHIENAAPQNTLQSIHAIQQQPDNDTDMS; translated from the coding sequence ATGTCTCAAGAACAGTTGAcagaaagtttgaaagtCATTGTGGCTGAGAAGCTGGGCACACTTCCCAACTTCCACGAGGATATCAAATATGTTGCTGAATACATTGTGCTACTGATGGTTAACGGTGGTACAGTTGAGAGcgttgttcaagaactcTCTACACTTTTTGATTCAGTCTCTCCAGCAGCACTGACTGATGTTGTTCAAACTGCGTTTTTCGCGCTGGAAGCCCTGCAACAAGGAGAAACGGTGGAGGGCATCGTTTCTAAGATCAGAGGAGCCACTGCCGGGCCAGAAATCCAGCAACCAGAACAAGAACAGCCGCCCCAGCAGGAGCCACAGCCGCAGCCATCTGCTGCGGCACCGGCGGAGTCTCTGTCAGCCTTTGCTAACTTTGTTCCTAAGCAACCTGTGGTACAGGACGATAGTTCCAACTTTCCAGGAGGCCAATCTCAGTATTCCCAGAAGGTTGGTGCTGTCGGAAAGCAGCGTGGGACCCGTGGAAGTCGCGGGTCAACTCGCGGAGCTTCTCGCGGTCATAACAGAGGCCAGAATGCGAGGTTCAATCCATTGGCTAGGGCACTTGGCATGGATGAAGGGAATGGCAATATTAAATTGGTTCatcagaagaaggaaggtCGCTGTAAACTGTTCCCTCGCTGCCCATTAGGAAGATCATGCCCTCACGCGCATCCCACGAAAGTTTGCAACGATTACCCCAACTGTCCTAAACCGCCAGGAACTTGCGAATATCTTCACCccaatgaagatgaagagttgaTGAGAGAGATCGAGAAGACACGTGAAGAATTTCAGCAGAGGAAAGCCGCAATAATAGCGGCAAGGACCAAGCCAATTCAGACTGGTATCGTGCTTTGTAAATTCGGAGCTTTATGCTCGAATCCGATGTGTCCTTTTGGTCATCCGACTCCTGCCAACGAAGATGCTAAAGTGCTGGAGTTGGTGTGGTGTGCTGCGAACCTAGAATGTGCCGATCCTAAGTGTAAGAAAGCTCACTCATCGTTATCGAAAATTAAAGAAGTGGCTCCTTTGGGTCACAAGAAATTTAAGCCAACTGCTCCATTAGCTGCTCGTCCGGTTGAAAAGTCTTTGGAACAGTGTAAATTTGGCAGCCATTGTACCAACAAGCGCTGTAAATTTAGACATGCTCGCTCTCACATCATGTGCCGCGAAGGTGCCAATTGCACTCGAATTGACTGTCTTTTTGGACACCCGATCAACGAAGACTGTAAGTTTGGTATAGAGTGCCGCAATGCTTACTGTCTTTTCAGGCATCCCGAGGGTAGGGTGATTCCGCAAAAGGGAGAGACCAACAATAATACTCAACCAGGTTTCAATAACAATGGTGTTTCTAGCATGAGCCAGAGACCATTTGCTCTTCCGGACGGAGCTCATATCGAAAATGCGGCTCCTCAAAACACACTGCAATCAATTCACGCCATTCAACAACAACCAGATAACGATACTGACATGAGCTGA
- the RPS2 gene encoding 40S ribosomal protein uS5 (ancestral locus Anc_6.129) codes for MSAPAPEQAPRRGGFGGRNRGRQGRRGGRNVEEKGWVPVTKLGRLVKAGKITSIEEIFLHSLPVKEFQIIDTLLPNLSDEVMNIKPVQKQTRAGQRTRFKAVVVVGDSNGHVGLGIKTAKEVAGAIRAGIIIAKLSVIPIRRGYWGSNLGQPHSLATKTSGKCGSVTVRLIPAPRGSGIVASPAVKKLLQLAGLEDCYTQSNGSTRTLENTLKAAFVAIGNTYGFLTPNLWAEQALPLSPMDVYADEAAIEKKRF; via the coding sequence ATGTCAGCTCCAGCTCCAGAACAAGCTCCAAGAAGAGGTGGTTTCGGTGGCAGAAACAGAGGCCGTCAAGGTAGAAGAGGTGGCAGAAATGTCGAAGAGAAGGGCTGGGTTCCAGTTACCAAGTTGGGTAGATTGGTGAAGGCCGGTAAGATCACTTCCATCGAGGAGATCTTCTTGCACTCTTTGCCAGTCAAGGAATTCCAAATCATCGACACCTTGTTGCCAAACTTGTCTGATGAAGTTATGAACATCAAGCCAGTTCAAAAGCAGACCAGAGCTGGTCAAAGAACCAGATTCAAGGCTGTCGTTGTTGTCGGTGACTCCAACGGTCACGTCGGTTTGGGTATCAAGACCGCTAAGGAAGTCGCTGGTGCCATCAGAGCTGGTATCATCATTGCTAAGTTGTCTGTCATTCCAATCAGAAGAGGTTACTGGGGCAGTAACTTGGGTCAACCTCACTCCTTGGCTACCAAGACCTCCGGTAAGTGTGGTTCTGTCACTGTTAGATTGATCCCAGCCCCAAGAGGTTCTGGTATCGTTGCTTCCCCAGCTGTTAAGAAGTTGTTGCAATTGGCTGGTTTGGAAGACTGTTACACCCAATCCAACGGTTCTACCAGAACTTTGGAGAACACTTTGAAGGCTGCCTTTGTTGCCATTGGTAACACTTACGGTTTCCTGACTCCAAACTTGTGGGCTGAGCAGGCTTTGCCACTGTCCCCAATGGATGTCTACGCCGATGAAGCTGCcatcgaaaagaagagattctAA
- the OM14 gene encoding Om14p (ancestral locus Anc_6.128) translates to MSEHHAEHSKRAEKHAERAGEELKKAAEEVKKDEPYYREKAHQCSSYIWTKFYEAANYVYGTGQSSMQYARSAACRAMTELKNPVILLNVLAGSGVIGALLTGYAKYDARYLKNKSDGDILCLVGSATALLAIDTVLSVKYYSKYDKKKP, encoded by the exons ATGTCTGA ACATCATGCAGAACACAGTaagagagctgaaaaaCACGCCGAAAGAGCAGGCGAGGAGCTAAAGAAGGCCGCCGAAGAGGTAAAGAAGGATGAGCCTTACTACCGGGAGAAGGCACATCAGTGCTCGAGTTACATTTGGACCAAGTTTTACGAGGCTGCCAACTACGTTTATGGAACAGGGCAGTCGTCGATGCAGTACGCGCGTAGCGCTGCCTGCAGGGCTATGACTGAGTTGAAGAATCCTGTGATTCTGCTAAATGTGTTGGCGGGCTCAGGTGTGATTGGCGCATTGCTGACCGGTTATGCCAAGTATGACGCAAGgtatttgaagaacaaatcCGATGGAGACATTCTTTGCCTGGTCGGTAGTGCCACCGCTCTGCTGGCCATCGATACGGTGCTGTCCGTCAAATACTACTCGAAGTacgacaagaagaagccttAG
- the MON1 gene encoding guanine nucleotide exchange factor MON1 (ancestral locus Anc_6.127), whose product MNTVDEQYIDGSCSADLNRFRPAAAPKTSSFGPLNGVVSEPTTSITLDQSTFQASVPSPPSVVPGENQDTDDEGLLESLSQSLYSNDYSILGSSSWNHPIVSMDVPTVFASRNPVSDLENQEISSWDKNFFILTSAGKPIYSMHGCDEQVTSLMGIINTVMSYFQLQNSSDIRTISCGKAKLAFLDRSPIFLAAYSDRGETSNELINQLDFLHSYLLSSLSQRQLTRFFSRRENFDLRNFMEATDFENLDEICSLICERLYPDVLLGALQCLSLKKTHRAQIHEAMLQCLLKESDLPRGTLLYGLIVAPDNKLGSVLRPRGHTLHTTDLNLLFCLIYHHFRNLQDQQEMWVPICFPKFNSSGFLYCYIKLLPDSTKACAEASAGKRPVLVLISAQKDAFFPLKTLGGNLIKNLLANSLIDHIYRAKDIKISDIPAPLVHHFIYKSKKHVQYIMPELQFVLQAGNERQTQEYEKKIITYYQLIHNSVFRDDGSAHSKSTLNFVQWEEAEAVGERSTDQAVFQREKISMMGLAWTTRKFELYLICNNGTSDKNIVLKSAKRIIKWCARHEQRLFVSDGAVF is encoded by the coding sequence ATGAATACGGTGGATGAGCAGTATATAGACGGTTCATGTTCCGCAGATTTGAACCGCTTTCGGCCGGCAGCGGCTCCGAAGACGAGCTCTTTTGGACCCTTGAATGGGGTCGTTTCCGAGCCAACAACGTCGATAACGCTTGATCAGTCGACGTTCCAAGCCAGTGTTCCATCTCCGCCTTCAGTGGTACCGGGGGAAAATCAAGACACGGATGATGAAGGGTTGTTGGAGTCATTATCGCAGAGTTTGTACTCCAACGATTACTCGATTCTGGGTTCGAGTAGTTGGAACCACCCAATCGTGAGTATGGATGTGCCGACGGTATTTGCCAGTAGAAATCCCGTAAGCGACTTAGAAAATCAAGAGATCTCATCCTGGGATAAAAACTTCTTTATCCTGACTTCGGCAGGGAAACCGATTTACTCTATGCATGGATGTGACGAGCAGGTGACCTCGCTAATGGGTATTATCAATACAGTGATGAGCTATTTTCAACTTCAGAACTCATCGGATATAAGGACCATTTCGTGCGGCAAGGCCAAATTAGCGTTCTTAGATCGATCACCGATTTTTTTGGCCGCTTACTCTGATCGAGGCGAGACTTCGAACGAATTGATCAATCAGCTGGACTTCCTACACTCGTATTTGTTGTCATCGTTGAGCCAGAGACAGCTGACAAgatttttcagcagaaGGGAAAATTTCGATTTGCGAAATTTCATGGAGGCTACAGATTTCGAGAATTTAGATGAAATATGCTCATTAATCTGCGAAAGATTGTATCCAGATGTGCTACTTGGAGCATTACAATGTCTCAGTTTGAAAAAAACACACAGAGCTCAGATACATGAAGCAATGCTACAATGTCTACTGAAGGAATCAGACCTACCGAGAGGCACCCTGCTCTACGGGCTTATTGTAGCACCAGATAATAAGCTCGGTTCTGTGCTGCGACCCAGAGGTCACACTTTGCATACCACAGATTTGaatcttctcttctgtCTCATATATCACCATTTCCGGAATCTCCaagatcagcaagagaTGTGGGTTCCGATCTGTTTCCCCAAGTTTAATTCGAGTGGGTTCCTATACTGTTATATCAAGCTGTTACCGGACTCTACAAAAGCTTGCGCAGAGGCTAGCGCAGGTAAAAGACCAGTGCTTGTTCTCATCAGTGCGCAGAAAGACGCTTTTTTTCCACTGAAAACCCTGGGCGGcaacttgatcaagaacttaCTGGCAAATTCTCTCATCGATCACATATATCGGGCAAAAGATATAAAAATAAGCGATATTCCTGCACCGTTAGTTCATCATTTTATTTACAAATCCAAGAAGCATGTGCAATATATTATGCCCGAACTGCAGTTTGTCTTGCAAGCAGGAAATGAAAGACAAACTCAAGAAtatgagaagaagattatcACATACTATCAACTAATTCATAATTCGGTTTTCCGCGACGATGGCAGCGCACATAGCAAGTCAACTTTAAATTTCGTCCAGTGggaagaagcagaagcagtCGGCGAAAGATCCACCGACCAGGCtgtctttcaaagagagaaaatAAGTATGATGGGATTAGCGTGGACTACTCGAAAATTCGAACTTTACCTCATTTGCAACAATGGCACGAGTGACAAAAATATTGTGCTAAAAAGTGCCAAGAGAATTATTAAGTGGTGCGCAAGACATGAGCAAAGGCTCTTTGTTAGTGATGGGGCCGTGTTTTGA
- a CDS encoding GATA-type transcription factor: MKNDTTSRSSTVGICSEDGARVSYDYYFSLDSRNKLTKTASQQRRGRLVQSFPPPPPPPPPTRESSVPPAERLTTSSATSSVICKTPYLRLDGVPRNLPDLRSYSVLAGSTTFIRSSGIRGTLPRIRKLEVRKQCHMPLADVLVSSGGPTSGSQHGSTSVKRASEVDSHEQDAATALLVLKQCSLKVADMTRSWSHLNTVPLCDFIVAQKNCQRMLDNIETLKDVRIQVREATAVEDVNQNDELTRHAIEKRKRKNLYKSRSRAFPSRSSSVISVVNVIKKERENETRSQSTSSECTTTKSPTEMACDISRQEPHSSYNEPSRQSSSSSSSDYAKRVLGKIGKTSKSGKNRNTHMKCLQCSATDTPEWRKGPVGPTTLCNACGLFYKKLLKRFGGDTADVIMKMRQIKNPQDRKVPRSASS; encoded by the coding sequence ATGAAAAATGATACGACTAGTAGGTCCAGCACCGTAGGGATCTGTAGTGAGGATGGTGCTAGAGTTTCATATGATTATTACTTCAGTTTAGATTCGAGAAATAAGTTGACCAAAACTGCAAGTCAGCAGAGGAGAGGAAGGTTGGTCCAGTCATTTCCTCCTCCACCGCCGCCGCCGCCACCAACAAGAGAGTCTTCGGTACCACCAGCAGAACGTCTGACTACGTCTAGCGCCACATCCAGTGTCATATGTAAGACCCCTTACTTGAGACTGGACGGAGTCCCTCGCAACTTACCAGATCTCAGATCATACAGTGTTCTAGCTGGAAGTACGACTTTCATTAGAAGTAGCGGAATAAGGGGAACACTTCCTCGAATTAGGAAGTTAGAAGTTAGGAAGCAATGTCACATGCCCTTAGCCGACGTTCTGGTTTCCAGTGGAGGTCCCACAAGCGGCAGTCAGCACGGCTCAACATCTGTAAAGCGTGCAAGTGAAGTTGATTCACATGAACAGGACGCAGCTACCGCTCTGCTGGTTCTTAAGCAATGTAGTCTGAAAGTAGCAGACATGACGAGGAGTTGGTCTCATCTCAATACAGTACCCTTGTGTGACTTCATCGTTGCCCAAAAAAACTGCCAGAGAATGTTGGACAACATCGAAACTTTAAAAGACGTCAGAATACAGGTCAGGGAAGCAACGGCCGTGGAGGATGTGAATCAAAATGATGAGCTCACACGGCATGCTATCGAGAAACGGAAGCGTAAGAACTTATACAAATCCCGCTCTAGGGCCTTTCCTTCACGATCGTCATCAGTCATCTCAGTAGTTAACGTCATTAAGAAAGAGAGGGAGAACGAAACACGAAGCCAAAGTACTTCGTCTGAATGTACTACCACAAAGTCGCCAACCGAAATGGCCTGTGATATATCACGGCAGGAGCCGCATTCATCATACAATGAGCCTAGCCGCCagtcgtcatcgtcatcgtcatcggaTTACGCGAAAAGAGTACTGGGTAAAATTGGCAAAACCTCGAAATCTGGAAAGAACAGGAATACCCATATGAAGTGTTTGCAGTGTTCTGCGACTGATACTCCTGAGTGGAGAAAAGGGCCCGTAGGGCCTACAACCCTTTGTAACGCTTGTGGATTGTTCTATAAGAAGTTATTGAAAAGGTTTGGCGGAGACACAGCGGATGTAATCATGAAAATGCGGCAAATCAAGAATCCTCAGGACAGAAAAGTTCCGAGGAGCGCTTCTTCGTGA